One stretch of Sphingomonas sp. HF-S4 DNA includes these proteins:
- the rhmD gene encoding L-rhamnonate dehydratase, translated as MAAAGLSKIKHVRAFTVRGGGADYHDQGEGHWIDNHIATPMARYPEYRQSRQSFGINVLGTLIVEIEAEDGTIGFAVTTGGEPAAFIVEKHLARFLEGRDPREVEKIWDQMYFSTQYYGRKGLVVNAISGVDLALWDLLGKLRGEPVYQMLGGAVRDELQFYATGARPDVAKELGFIGGKLPLHHGPAEGLEGLHKNIAELADMRSKVGDDFWLMLDCWMSLDLDYATRLAHRAYEECGLKWIEEALSPDDYWAYAALKKNAPKGLLVTTGEHEATRWGFRMLMDMDCCDIIQPDVGWCGGVTELIKIANYADSKGVLMIPHGSSVYSYHFVITRHNSPFAEFLMMHPGPTEVVPMFHPQLIGEPVPQNGRLHVSALDKPGFGVELNRDLPMHRPYTH; from the coding sequence GTGGCGGCAGCCGGCCTTTCGAAGATCAAGCATGTCCGAGCCTTCACCGTCCGCGGCGGCGGTGCCGATTATCACGACCAGGGCGAAGGTCATTGGATCGACAATCACATCGCCACGCCGATGGCGCGCTATCCCGAATATCGCCAGTCGCGGCAGAGCTTCGGGATCAACGTGCTCGGCACGCTAATCGTCGAGATCGAGGCCGAGGACGGCACGATCGGCTTCGCGGTGACCACCGGCGGCGAGCCGGCCGCCTTCATCGTCGAGAAGCATCTCGCGCGCTTCCTCGAAGGGCGTGACCCGCGCGAGGTCGAGAAGATCTGGGACCAGATGTATTTCTCGACGCAATATTATGGCCGCAAGGGCCTGGTCGTGAACGCCATCTCGGGCGTCGACCTGGCGTTGTGGGACCTGCTGGGCAAGCTGCGCGGCGAGCCGGTGTACCAGATGCTGGGCGGCGCAGTGCGCGACGAGCTGCAATTCTACGCCACCGGCGCACGACCCGACGTTGCCAAGGAGCTCGGCTTTATCGGCGGCAAGCTGCCGCTGCATCATGGCCCGGCCGAAGGTCTGGAAGGGCTGCATAAGAACATCGCCGAATTGGCCGACATGCGTTCCAAAGTCGGCGACGATTTCTGGCTGATGCTCGATTGCTGGATGAGCCTCGACCTCGACTATGCCACCCGCCTGGCGCACCGCGCGTACGAGGAGTGCGGGCTCAAGTGGATCGAGGAGGCGCTGAGCCCCGACGATTACTGGGCCTACGCCGCGCTCAAGAAGAATGCGCCCAAGGGGCTGCTGGTCACCACCGGCGAGCATGAGGCGACGCGTTGGGGCTTCCGCATGCTGATGGACATGGACTGCTGCGACATCATCCAGCCCGATGTGGGCTGGTGCGGCGGCGTCACCGAACTGATCAAGATCGCCAATTATGCCGACAGCAAGGGCGTGCTGATGATCCCGCACGGCTCGAGCGTGTACAGCTACCACTTCGTCATCACCCGGCATAACTCGCCCTTCGCCGAGTTCCTGATGATGCATCCCGGGCCGACCGAGGTCGTGCCGATGTTCCACCCGCAATTGATTGGCGAGCCGGTGCCCCAGAACGGGCGCCTGCACGTGAGCGCGCTCGACAAGCCCGGCTTCGGGGTCGAGCTCAATCGCGACCTGCCGATGCACCGCCCCTACACGCATTGA
- a CDS encoding rhamnogalacturonan acetylesterase produces MRALLAAGVVLLATALPANAQQRILIASDSTAANYGIDKYPQLGWGMMLKCGLQPGVEVVNRAVGGRSTRTFISEGRWDALIAESKPGDTVLIQFAHNDASVSRPERYAPAATLYRDSLIRMIWEARGRGLVPVLVTPPARRSFDGARAKADFAAYSGVMRELVVTTNTPLIDLEARSLDLVSQAGEAGSKKYFLHYTPADKIAAYPNGIADDTHFSELGARAMANLVAQELKGLKIPVAEQVLADRPDLIRTKPLGSAACH; encoded by the coding sequence ATGAGGGCACTGCTCGCCGCCGGCGTCGTGCTGCTCGCCACCGCGTTGCCGGCCAACGCGCAGCAGCGCATCCTGATCGCCAGCGACTCGACCGCGGCCAACTATGGCATCGACAAATATCCCCAGCTCGGCTGGGGGATGATGCTCAAATGCGGACTTCAGCCGGGCGTCGAGGTGGTCAACCGCGCGGTCGGCGGACGCAGCACCCGCACCTTCATTTCCGAAGGCAGATGGGACGCATTGATCGCCGAGTCGAAGCCGGGCGACACTGTACTCATCCAGTTCGCGCATAACGACGCCAGCGTCTCGCGCCCCGAGCGGTATGCTCCCGCCGCGACGCTGTATCGCGACAGCCTCATCCGGATGATCTGGGAAGCCCGTGGCCGAGGGCTGGTGCCCGTCTTGGTCACGCCCCCTGCCCGCCGCTCGTTCGACGGCGCCCGCGCCAAGGCCGATTTCGCCGCCTATTCAGGCGTGATGCGCGAGTTGGTGGTCACGACCAACACCCCGCTGATCGACCTCGAGGCGCGGTCGCTCGATCTGGTCAGCCAGGCCGGCGAGGCGGGATCGAAGAAGTACTTCCTCCACTATACCCCCGCCGACAAGATCGCCGCCTATCCGAACGGCATCGCCGACGATACCCATTTCAGCGAGCTCGGCGCCCGGGCGATGGCCAATCTGGTCGCACAGGAACTCAAGGGGCTCAAGATCCCGGTGGCCGAGCAAGTGCTTGCCGATCGCCCCGACCTGATCCGCACCAAACCGCTAGGCAGCGCCGCCTGCCACTGA
- a CDS encoding TonB-dependent receptor has protein sequence MKAFTYPRARNAGISTGALALALAWTPVAMAQDAPADPAAQAPGEETEIVVQGFRASLATALNQKREETAAVDAIVAEDIGKFPDSNLAESMQRVPGVALSRGDGGEGRNISVRGLGAGFTRVRINGMEGTSQTGSSDIYGAGNSGRSFDFNAFPTEIFSSLAVRKTPSADVEEGSLGATVDLKAPHPLDYDKDFVLSATARGVYNQVSKKLDPRASAIISKQFADGTFGVLLSGAYQKRHLREAGYSAVDILSSTLGGNQLGTGAAAQPFCTPIGYTPISPSPVTYAGRGASATMCSTGNPRTGTIAAYNTIMALRSNFSAAAAATPGSGAFFPRIPRYVNSEQDTERLGGTATIQWKPTENTDISIDGLYSRLNVERRDNYIALLSFARNINNNGQPMVSVRDIEFDQNGSLVYGLFDGVDIRSEGLVDTFVSTFKQANFNFRHRFSDSFEVTALAGISNSLWDGKERLQTFIDAIDADGVTIDFRGGGYNPVIGFGIDVANPANFAYAPSPDGGVTFLGGFSTQGKPSRNETKNKTFELNTRWDVTPGFTVKVGGQFRESDYSARGATQYTGQNVTRALPAGTSLSSITRQITGVDDIFGTGAPASWVAVDPVKWRAAFNFPNGFDFCIDASCGVGTSRIRERIKSGYLMVNFDTSETLPFTLRGDAGVRYVKTDMRAVGFLSRSLATSPTGVTATANVVDRDYEDFLPSVNVVGEITPDLLVRASMARVISRPELGVMIPGSPTITATTRNASTNNPFLNPIRANTLDLALEWYFKPGSLLSVAYFYKDIETYIQNATANIPFNQLGLPDALLAGTNTIPTDIFTVRRPLNTPGGPLKGFEVNAQIQFDFLPGFLSHFGALGSYTRVTSKIDYITGTNTIFTSDLIDLSKNSASGTLYYEDDRFSIRGTATYRDRYTRAIIAANGSDIRANQPNTFVDASASYKLTDNFKLILEAQNLTDARNTLYIDSVRQDTLFQTRIGRTFTFGINAQF, from the coding sequence ATGAAGGCTTTCACGTATCCGCGTGCCCGCAACGCCGGCATCTCGACCGGCGCGCTCGCTTTGGCGCTGGCGTGGACACCGGTGGCAATGGCGCAGGACGCCCCCGCCGATCCTGCCGCGCAGGCGCCCGGTGAAGAAACCGAAATCGTCGTCCAGGGCTTCCGCGCCTCGCTCGCCACCGCGCTCAACCAGAAGCGCGAGGAGACCGCTGCGGTCGATGCGATCGTCGCCGAGGACATCGGCAAGTTCCCCGACTCGAACCTGGCCGAATCGATGCAGCGCGTCCCCGGCGTGGCATTGTCGCGCGGCGACGGCGGCGAAGGCCGCAACATCTCGGTGCGCGGCCTCGGCGCGGGCTTCACCCGCGTCCGCATCAACGGCATGGAAGGTACGTCGCAGACCGGATCGTCGGACATCTATGGTGCCGGCAATTCGGGCCGCAGCTTCGACTTCAATGCCTTCCCCACCGAGATCTTCTCGTCGCTGGCGGTGCGCAAGACGCCCTCGGCCGATGTCGAGGAAGGCTCGCTCGGCGCCACCGTCGATCTCAAGGCGCCGCACCCGCTCGATTACGACAAGGACTTCGTGCTGAGCGCGACCGCCCGGGGTGTCTACAACCAGGTCAGCAAGAAGCTCGATCCGCGCGCCTCGGCGATAATCTCGAAGCAGTTCGCCGACGGCACGTTCGGCGTGCTGCTCTCGGGCGCCTATCAGAAACGTCACCTGCGGGAGGCGGGCTATTCGGCGGTGGACATCCTGTCCTCGACGCTGGGCGGCAACCAGTTGGGCACCGGCGCCGCCGCGCAGCCTTTCTGCACGCCGATCGGCTACACCCCGATAAGCCCGTCGCCTGTGACCTATGCCGGCCGTGGTGCCTCTGCGACCATGTGCAGCACGGGCAACCCGCGCACCGGCACGATCGCAGCGTACAACACGATCATGGCGCTGCGCAGCAACTTCAGCGCCGCCGCGGCCGCCACGCCGGGCAGCGGCGCGTTCTTCCCCCGCATCCCGCGCTATGTGAACTCGGAGCAGGATACCGAACGCCTGGGCGGCACCGCCACGATCCAGTGGAAGCCGACCGAGAATACCGACATCTCGATCGACGGCCTCTATTCGCGCCTCAACGTCGAGCGCCGCGACAATTACATCGCGCTGCTCTCGTTCGCGCGCAACATCAACAATAACGGCCAGCCAATGGTATCGGTGCGCGACATCGAGTTCGATCAGAACGGCTCGCTGGTCTATGGCCTGTTCGACGGCGTCGACATCCGCTCGGAGGGCCTGGTCGATACCTTCGTGTCGACCTTCAAGCAGGCCAATTTCAACTTCCGCCACCGTTTCTCCGACAGCTTCGAAGTCACCGCGCTGGCCGGCATTTCGAACTCGCTATGGGACGGCAAGGAACGCCTGCAGACGTTCATCGACGCGATCGACGCGGACGGCGTGACGATCGATTTCCGGGGTGGCGGCTATAATCCCGTGATCGGCTTCGGCATCGACGTGGCGAACCCCGCCAACTTCGCTTATGCGCCCAGCCCCGATGGCGGCGTGACGTTCCTCGGCGGGTTCAGCACCCAGGGCAAGCCTTCGCGCAACGAGACCAAGAACAAGACCTTCGAGCTCAACACCAGGTGGGACGTCACGCCAGGCTTCACGGTCAAGGTGGGCGGCCAGTTCCGCGAGAGCGACTATAGCGCGCGCGGCGCCACCCAATATACCGGCCAGAACGTCACGCGCGCGCTGCCCGCCGGCACCAGCCTTTCCAGCATCACGCGCCAGATCACCGGCGTCGATGACATCTTCGGCACGGGGGCGCCGGCGAGCTGGGTCGCAGTCGATCCAGTCAAGTGGCGCGCGGCGTTCAACTTCCCTAACGGGTTCGACTTCTGCATCGACGCCTCGTGCGGCGTCGGCACGTCGCGGATCCGCGAGCGGATCAAGAGCGGCTATCTGATGGTCAATTTCGACACCTCCGAGACGTTGCCCTTCACGCTGCGTGGCGATGCAGGCGTGCGCTATGTCAAGACAGACATGCGCGCGGTCGGCTTCCTGAGCCGTTCGCTGGCCACCAGCCCGACCGGCGTCACCGCCACGGCCAACGTCGTCGATCGCGACTATGAGGACTTCCTGCCATCGGTGAACGTGGTCGGTGAGATCACTCCCGACCTGCTGGTCCGCGCCTCGATGGCACGCGTCATCTCGCGACCCGAGCTGGGCGTGATGATACCGGGGTCGCCGACGATCACCGCAACGACCCGCAATGCGAGCACGAACAACCCGTTCCTGAACCCCATCCGCGCCAACACGCTCGATCTGGCGCTGGAATGGTATTTCAAGCCCGGGTCGCTGCTCTCGGTGGCGTATTTCTACAAGGACATCGAAACCTATATCCAGAACGCCACGGCAAATATCCCGTTCAACCAGTTGGGGCTTCCCGATGCGTTGCTCGCCGGCACCAACACCATTCCGACCGATATTTTCACGGTCCGGCGTCCGCTGAATACCCCCGGCGGCCCGCTGAAGGGATTCGAGGTCAATGCCCAGATCCAGTTCGATTTCCTGCCGGGGTTCCTTTCACACTTCGGTGCGCTGGGCAGCTACACCCGGGTTACCTCCAAGATCGACTACATCACCGGCACCAATACGATCTTCACCTCGGATCTGATCGACCTTTCGAAAAACTCGGCAAGCGGCACGCTCTATTACGAGGATGATCGCTTCAGCATCCGTGGAACAGCCACCTATCGCGACCGCTACACCCGTGCGATCATCGCGGCGAACGGCAGTGATATCCGTGCAAACCAGCCGAACACGTTCGTGGACGCCTCGGCATCGTACAAGCTAACCGACAATTTCAAGCTGATCCTCGAGGCGCAGAACCTCACCGATGCGCGCAACACGCTGTATATCGACAGCGTCCGCCAGGACACGCTGTTCCAGACCCGCATCGGCCGCACCTTCACCTTCGGCATCAACGCGCAGTTCTGA
- a CDS encoding SDR family NAD(P)-dependent oxidoreductase — protein MGGKVSAYAGRFEGRTAVITGGTGGLGLAVAKRFIAEGGQVALWDLNAEALAKVAGEIGAKHVVALDVADPAAVARAADDSAAALGRIDVLVNSAGITGATVPVHEFPIDSWQRVIDINLNGLFYCCRSVVPHMLANGYGRIVNVSSVAGKEGNPNASAYSASKAGVIGLTKSLGKELAGKGIIANALTPATFESPILEQLPPSQVDYMRSKIPMGRLGEAEESAAMILFMASEECSFTTASTFDTSGGRTTY, from the coding sequence ATGGGCGGCAAAGTGAGCGCGTACGCGGGTCGTTTCGAAGGCCGCACCGCGGTCATCACCGGCGGTACCGGGGGGCTCGGCCTCGCTGTGGCCAAGCGCTTCATCGCCGAGGGCGGCCAGGTCGCACTTTGGGATCTGAACGCCGAGGCGCTGGCCAAGGTCGCCGGGGAAATCGGGGCGAAGCATGTCGTGGCGCTCGACGTCGCCGATCCGGCGGCAGTGGCGCGCGCCGCCGATGACAGCGCTGCCGCACTCGGCCGGATCGACGTGCTGGTCAATTCGGCCGGGATCACCGGGGCGACCGTCCCGGTGCATGAATTCCCGATCGACAGCTGGCAGCGCGTGATCGACATCAACTTGAACGGGCTGTTCTATTGCTGCCGTTCGGTGGTGCCGCACATGCTGGCGAACGGTTATGGCCGCATCGTCAACGTCTCGTCGGTGGCGGGCAAGGAAGGCAATCCTAACGCCAGCGCCTATTCGGCGTCGAAGGCGGGGGTGATCGGCCTGACCAAGTCGCTCGGCAAGGAGCTGGCGGGCAAGGGCATCATCGCAAACGCGCTTACCCCGGCGACTTTCGAAAGCCCGATCCTCGAGCAGCTTCCGCCGAGCCAAGTCGACTATATGCGCTCGAAGATCCCGATGGGCCGGCTGGGCGAAGCCGAGGAAAGCGCCGCGATGATCCTGTTCATGGCGAGCGAGGAGTGCAGCTTCACCACCGCCTCGACCTTCGACACTTCGGGCGGGCGTACGACGTACTGA
- a CDS encoding SDR family NAD(P)-dependent oxidoreductase produces MKLLAGKTVLVTGASTGIGRAAAVGVAQAGADVVINYHSRDDDAAACVAEIEAAGQRGLAVKGDVAAPETATEFVTKAVEAFGKVDVMVSNAGICPFHSFLDMPVETVQRTMQVNLLGGYFMCQAAANQMVKQGHGGALIAVSSISALVGGEYQTHYTPTKAGLHSLMQSTAIALGKHKIRCNSVLPGTILTEINKEDLADVEKRKYMEARIPLGRLGQAEDLAGPIVFLASDMAAYVTGAALLVDGGAFVNLQ; encoded by the coding sequence GTGAAGTTGTTGGCAGGCAAGACCGTGCTCGTCACGGGCGCATCGACGGGCATCGGACGCGCGGCGGCAGTGGGCGTCGCCCAGGCCGGCGCCGACGTGGTGATCAACTATCACAGCCGCGACGACGACGCCGCGGCGTGCGTCGCCGAGATCGAGGCGGCCGGCCAGCGTGGGCTCGCAGTGAAAGGCGACGTCGCCGCGCCCGAGACCGCGACCGAGTTCGTCACCAAGGCGGTCGAGGCGTTCGGCAAGGTCGACGTGATGGTCTCGAACGCCGGGATCTGTCCATTCCATTCGTTCCTCGACATGCCGGTCGAGACCGTCCAGCGCACGATGCAGGTCAATCTGCTCGGCGGCTATTTCATGTGCCAGGCGGCCGCCAACCAGATGGTAAAGCAGGGGCATGGCGGCGCGCTGATCGCGGTCTCGTCGATCTCGGCGCTCGTCGGCGGCGAATACCAGACGCACTACACGCCGACCAAGGCCGGGCTCCACTCGTTGATGCAGTCGACTGCGATCGCGCTCGGCAAGCACAAGATCCGCTGCAATTCGGTTCTTCCGGGCACGATCCTCACCGAGATCAACAAGGAAGACCTCGCCGACGTCGAGAAGCGCAAATACATGGAGGCCCGCATCCCGCTCGGCCGCCTCGGCCAGGCCGAGGATCTTGCTGGCCCGATCGTCTTCCTCGCCTCGGACATGGCGGCCTATGTTACCGGCGCGGCGCTGCTCGTCGATGGCGGCGCGTTCGTGAACCTGCAATGA
- a CDS encoding IclR family transcriptional regulator produces the protein MRRDTSNAESEPAEKKAGPKVQGSQTLIRGLDMLDKVIDGPIKLAELSARMSLTRSTTHRLANALIDRGFLTYLPRDGYQLGPKLIQLGFLAQSQADIVQIARPRMEELAAASEDTVHLGRMDGDLALYLDKIPGRRRVEISSRIGDRQPLTSTGLGKALLVDGSEAEWTRLFDADQAHGAPRADREIWFDRMRGYAEAGHAYDLEENEDQIRCVAAPVRDVSGKIVAAISVSSAAQYMDDERMETLSAEVRETAQRISTDLGWSPDVRPPRRARR, from the coding sequence ATGAGACGCGACACGTCAAACGCTGAATCGGAACCGGCCGAGAAGAAGGCGGGGCCCAAGGTGCAGGGCAGCCAGACGCTGATCCGCGGGCTCGACATGCTCGACAAGGTGATCGACGGCCCGATCAAGCTCGCCGAACTCTCGGCGCGGATGAGCCTCACCCGCTCGACTACGCACCGCCTCGCCAATGCGTTGATCGATCGCGGCTTTCTCACCTATCTGCCCCGCGACGGCTATCAGCTCGGCCCCAAGCTAATCCAGCTGGGTTTCTTGGCGCAAAGCCAGGCCGACATCGTCCAGATCGCGCGCCCGCGCATGGAAGAACTCGCCGCCGCCTCGGAGGACACGGTGCATCTCGGCCGGATGGACGGCGACCTCGCGCTCTATCTCGACAAGATCCCCGGCCGCCGCCGCGTCGAGATTTCGAGCCGAATCGGCGATCGCCAGCCGCTCACGTCGACCGGCCTGGGCAAGGCGCTGCTTGTCGATGGCAGCGAAGCCGAATGGACCCGACTGTTCGACGCCGACCAGGCACATGGCGCGCCCCGTGCCGATCGCGAAATCTGGTTCGATCGGATGCGTGGCTATGCCGAGGCGGGCCATGCCTATGACCTGGAAGAGAATGAGGACCAGATCCGCTGCGTCGCCGCCCCGGTGCGCGACGTCTCCGGCAAGATCGTCGCGGCGATCAGCGTCTCGAGCGCCGCGCAATATATGGACGACGAGCGGATGGAGACGCTGAGCGCCGAAGTCCGCGAGACCGCGCAGCGGATCAGCACCGATCTGGGCTGGAGCCCCGACGTGCGACCACCGCGGCGCGCGCGCAGATAG
- a CDS encoding fumarylacetoacetate hydrolase family protein, with protein sequence MKLCRFGPAGSEKPGLIDADGAIRDLSGVISDVGPAELSAESLAKLAAIDPASLPKVEGNPRYGACVTGTRQFVAIGLNFVDHAHESNLPIPEEPVVFQKWVSCIQGPNDPVTIPKDSKKTDWEVELGIVIGTAANNLSEADALNHVAGYCVINDVSERHWQTERGMTWDKGKGFPTFGPIGPWMVTKDEVGDVQDLSMWLSVNGRRVQDGNTKTMIFNVQQIVAYLSQIMTLLPGDVITTGTPPGVGLGQKPEPWYLKAGDVVELGIEKLGQQRQDFVAWAAK encoded by the coding sequence ATGAAACTCTGCCGATTTGGACCTGCCGGTAGCGAGAAGCCCGGCCTGATCGATGCCGACGGCGCGATCCGCGACTTGTCCGGCGTGATCTCCGATGTGGGCCCCGCCGAGCTTTCGGCGGAGAGCCTCGCCAAGCTCGCCGCGATCGATCCGGCTTCGCTCCCCAAGGTCGAAGGCAATCCGCGCTATGGCGCCTGCGTCACCGGCACGCGCCAGTTCGTTGCGATCGGCCTGAACTTCGTCGATCACGCGCATGAATCGAACCTGCCGATCCCCGAGGAGCCGGTGGTGTTCCAGAAGTGGGTGAGCTGCATCCAGGGGCCGAATGATCCGGTGACGATCCCCAAGGATTCGAAGAAGACCGATTGGGAAGTCGAGCTCGGCATCGTCATCGGCACTGCGGCGAACAACCTGTCGGAAGCCGACGCGCTCAACCATGTCGCCGGCTATTGCGTGATCAACGACGTGTCCGAGCGCCACTGGCAGACCGAGCGCGGCATGACCTGGGACAAGGGCAAGGGCTTCCCGACCTTCGGTCCCATCGGCCCGTGGATGGTTACCAAGGATGAAGTAGGCGACGTCCAGGACCTGTCGATGTGGCTGTCGGTCAACGGCAGACGCGTCCAGGACGGCAATACCAAGACGATGATCTTCAACGTCCAGCAGATCGTAGCGTACCTCTCGCAGATCATGACGCTGCTGCCCGGTGACGTGATCACTACCGGCACGCCTCCCGGCGTCGGCCTCGGCCAGAAGCCCGAGCCCTGGTATCTCAAGGCCGGCGACGTCGTCGAACTCGGCATCGAGAAGCTCGGCCAGCAGCGCCAGGACTTCGTTGCATGGGCGGCAAAGTGA
- a CDS encoding rhamnogalacturonan lyase — protein MLAALIIASAIPAQAVPIVTGRQVERLDRALVAVPAVGGGNHVSWRLLGTDRKGARFTLYRDGKPIAKIAGNQATSFLDKSGTATSRYALSARGAGVAAWANGYLPIPLDKPAGGRTPDGEEYSYTANDASVGDLDGDGRYELIVKWYPTIAKDNAFSGYTGETLLDAYTLEGKKLWRINLGPNIRSGAHYTQFMVYDLDGDGHAEIAMKTADGTIDGTNRVLGDPNARWTSSEGEVDIDDRTGAKILPDGKKVSELKGRILKGPEYLTVFDGRTGRALASAPYAPSRDPSGDNPTYEQMKATWGDGYGNRSERYLAGVAYLDGRKPSLVFGRGYYARSTVAAWDYRNGKLTRRWLFDSATPGNETFGGQGNHQLSVADVDGDGRDEVFYGSMVIDDNGKGLWSSGLGHGDAMHLSDLDPTRPGLEKFGVHENMRMSGNRGAAMLDAKTGAILWSTPADKDTGRGIAIDIDPRHPGAEAWASNSPDLYDAKGNVIPGGHPRAANFAIWWDGDRLRELLDGKKIGKWNWTTGTETVLLDPAGVVSNNGTKANPSLSADILGDWREELVVPNADSTELRIYATPFPTEERIVTLMHDPVYRLGVAWQNTAYNQPPHTSYFLGAK, from the coding sequence ATGCTCGCGGCACTCATCATCGCGTCGGCGATCCCGGCGCAGGCGGTCCCTATCGTGACGGGGCGCCAGGTCGAGCGGCTCGATCGCGCGCTGGTCGCGGTGCCCGCGGTCGGCGGCGGCAACCATGTCTCGTGGCGGCTGCTCGGCACCGACCGCAAGGGTGCACGCTTCACCCTCTACCGCGACGGCAAGCCGATCGCGAAGATCGCCGGCAACCAGGCGACCAGCTTCCTCGACAAGAGCGGCACCGCGACTTCGCGTTACGCTCTGTCCGCGCGCGGCGCCGGCGTCGCTGCCTGGGCCAACGGCTACCTCCCCATCCCGCTCGACAAGCCCGCCGGTGGCCGCACCCCGGATGGCGAGGAATACAGCTATACAGCCAACGATGCCTCGGTCGGCGACCTCGACGGCGACGGGCGCTATGAACTCATCGTCAAATGGTATCCGACGATCGCCAAGGATAATGCGTTCTCTGGCTATACCGGCGAGACCTTGCTCGACGCCTACACGCTCGAAGGCAAGAAGCTGTGGCGGATCAACCTGGGGCCTAACATCCGCTCGGGTGCGCACTACACCCAGTTCATGGTTTACGACCTCGACGGCGACGGCCACGCCGAGATCGCGATGAAGACCGCCGACGGCACGATCGACGGCACGAACCGCGTGCTCGGCGATCCGAACGCCCGCTGGACCAGCAGCGAGGGCGAAGTCGATATCGACGACCGTACCGGCGCGAAGATACTGCCCGACGGCAAGAAGGTGTCCGAGCTCAAGGGCCGAATCCTAAAGGGCCCCGAATACCTGACCGTGTTCGACGGCCGGACCGGCCGCGCGCTCGCCTCCGCCCCCTATGCCCCGTCGCGCGACCCGAGCGGCGACAACCCGACCTACGAACAGATGAAGGCGACCTGGGGCGACGGATACGGCAATCGCTCCGAGCGCTATCTCGCCGGCGTCGCCTATCTCGACGGCCGCAAGCCGAGCCTGGTGTTCGGTCGCGGCTATTATGCGCGCTCGACCGTCGCGGCATGGGATTATCGGAACGGCAAGCTGACCCGGCGCTGGCTGTTCGACAGCGCCACCCCAGGCAACGAGACGTTCGGCGGCCAGGGCAACCACCAGCTCTCGGTCGCCGATGTCGATGGCGATGGCCGCGACGAAGTATTCTACGGATCGATGGTGATCGACGACAACGGCAAGGGGCTGTGGTCCTCCGGGCTCGGCCATGGCGATGCGATGCACCTCTCCGACCTCGATCCGACCCGGCCGGGGCTCGAAAAGTTCGGCGTGCACGAGAATATGCGGATGAGCGGCAATCGCGGCGCGGCGATGCTCGACGCCAAAACCGGCGCGATCCTGTGGTCGACACCCGCCGACAAGGACACCGGTCGCGGCATCGCAATCGACATCGATCCGCGCCACCCCGGCGCCGAGGCCTGGGCGAGCAACTCGCCCGACCTCTATGATGCCAAGGGCAATGTCATTCCCGGCGGGCACCCGCGCGCGGCGAACTTCGCGATCTGGTGGGACGGCGATCGCCTGCGCGAACTGCTCGACGGCAAGAAGATCGGCAAGTGGAATTGGACCACCGGCACCGAGACGGTGCTGCTCGATCCCGCCGGCGTGGTCTCGAACAACGGGACCAAGGCAAACCCGTCGCTCTCGGCGGACATTCTCGGCGACTGGCGCGAGGAACTGGTGGTGCCGAATGCCGACAGCACCGAGTTGCGCATCTACGCCACGCCCTTCCCTACCGAGGAGCGTATCGTGACCCTGATGCACGATCCGGTCTATCGCCTCGGCGTGGCGTGGCAGAATACGGCGTACAACCAGCCGCCGCACACATCGTATTTCCTGGGAGCGAAGTGA